From a region of the Pectobacterium aquaticum genome:
- a CDS encoding carbohydrate ABC transporter permease, with the protein MMKIIAFLTRTRHPGRIHITDIMSWVWLVVGTLLVMIPVMWAAMSSFKTPAEINRFPPSFLPQAADTVTLPEYPKPLELWQVKQEDGEAKTMALVRRIGLIAQMVNPTAPSEVVRVSTKDLVPMKALHLETENYTTPITKFHFATYLKNTVFVTVIATLLTLLLSSMAAFALSKYEFRGRGTVLTLFLSTMMIPLSVVMVPTFLVVIGLNMGDNLWGVIIPTVATPTGVFLLRQYMLTIPDELIEAARIDAASEFRIYWKIILPLTAPALAVLAIFSVIWRWNDFLWPLIVLSSQENFTLQIGLNAFQGQFSVQWHYILAMTMLSLLPVTAVFVFLQKYITTGIANTGMK; encoded by the coding sequence ATGATGAAAATAATCGCATTTCTCACCCGTACCCGTCATCCGGGGCGCATCCATATTACGGATATTATGAGCTGGGTCTGGCTGGTGGTGGGTACGCTGCTGGTGATGATTCCGGTGATGTGGGCGGCGATGTCGTCGTTCAAAACGCCTGCGGAGATCAACCGTTTTCCGCCCAGCTTTCTGCCACAGGCGGCGGATACCGTCACGTTGCCTGAGTACCCGAAACCGCTGGAGTTGTGGCAGGTTAAGCAGGAAGATGGCGAAGCGAAAACCATGGCGCTGGTCAGGCGCATCGGCCTGATCGCGCAGATGGTGAACCCAACTGCGCCCAGTGAGGTGGTGCGTGTATCGACGAAAGATCTGGTGCCGATGAAGGCCTTGCATCTGGAGACAGAGAACTACACGACGCCGATAACGAAGTTCCACTTTGCCACCTACCTGAAGAACACCGTATTCGTGACGGTGATCGCGACGCTGCTGACCCTGTTGCTCAGTTCGATGGCGGCGTTTGCGCTGTCGAAATACGAGTTTCGCGGGCGCGGTACGGTGCTGACGCTGTTTCTCTCCACGATGATGATTCCGCTGTCGGTGGTGATGGTGCCGACGTTCCTGGTGGTGATTGGCCTGAACATGGGCGATAACCTGTGGGGCGTGATTATTCCCACGGTGGCAACGCCGACCGGCGTATTCCTGCTGCGGCAATACATGCTGACGATCCCCGATGAGCTGATCGAAGCGGCACGTATCGATGCCGCCAGCGAGTTCCGTATTTACTGGAAGATCATTCTACCGCTGACCGCACCCGCGCTGGCGGTGCTGGCGATCTTCTCGGTGATCTGGCGTTGGAACGACTTCCTCTGGCCGCTTATCGTCCTCTCCAGCCAGGAGAACTTTACGCTACAAATCGGGCTGAATGCGTTTCAGGGGCAGTTCTCGGTGCAGTGGCACTATATACTGGCGATGACGATGCTCTCGCTTCTGCCGGTGACGGCGGTGTTCGTCTTCCTGCAAAAATACATCACGACGGGGATTGCCAATACGGGGATGAAATAA
- a CDS encoding GNAT family N-acetyltransferase, which produces MMNTDQEIIVNSVEPEDHAQWLPYWKSYQEFYKVQLSDEVTEVTWDRFFNAEIPVYCAVAREGSHIIGLVHFVFHDSTWGVNSYCYLEDLFVTPTARGKNVGKKLIEYVREQAQEKSCDRLYWHTQETNKTAQRLYDWVAEKPGVIEYRMPL; this is translated from the coding sequence ATGATGAATACAGACCAAGAAATTATTGTTAATTCCGTTGAGCCAGAAGATCACGCGCAGTGGCTGCCCTATTGGAAGAGTTATCAGGAATTCTATAAGGTGCAGCTTTCCGATGAGGTCACGGAAGTCACTTGGGATCGTTTTTTTAACGCCGAGATTCCCGTGTATTGCGCCGTGGCGCGGGAAGGGTCGCACATTATTGGTTTAGTGCACTTTGTTTTTCACGATTCAACATGGGGAGTAAACTCTTATTGTTATTTAGAGGATCTGTTTGTTACCCCCACCGCTCGCGGTAAAAACGTTGGCAAAAAACTGATTGAATACGTGAGAGAACAGGCACAGGAAAAAAGCTGCGATCGGCTGTATTGGCATACTCAGGAAACCAATAAAACCGCCCAGCGACTTTATGATTGGGTCGCGGAAAAACCCGGTGTTATCGAATATAGAATGCCGCTTTAA
- a CDS encoding LacI family DNA-binding transcriptional regulator → MATLKDIADRTGVSISTVSRALNGTAPISAKVRQHIMAIATEQGYPLHKVGKAAIAQTEPLRHILLATPRNLMLESEYNLVSLTLINALKTLCLQRNIQLRPFLGEHDTINEQQLLRELQGGKESGILIVNDDHPTLLNAVAESGIPAVLINGEDPSMRLSSVTPANHYAAAAGVRYLIEQGHTRILHLTWTSRMTIKQRERGYRDALAQAGIAVDEDLILSLPDFHPRTARDALLRWLTANPDRLGVTAIFCAADNQAIGVIDALYQHGLRVPEDISVMGMDDILPFDMLPVSLTTVHLPFETIARAALQLLAQQMTPAQALGIAQRTELAGQVVVRESVRRVE, encoded by the coding sequence ATGGCGACACTCAAGGATATTGCTGACCGTACGGGGGTTTCCATCAGCACGGTTTCCCGCGCGCTGAACGGGACGGCACCGATCAGCGCCAAAGTCAGGCAGCACATTATGGCGATTGCCACCGAGCAGGGTTATCCGTTGCATAAAGTGGGCAAAGCGGCCATCGCGCAGACGGAGCCGCTGCGCCACATTCTGCTGGCGACGCCGCGCAATCTGATGCTGGAGAGTGAGTACAATCTGGTGTCGCTGACGCTGATCAACGCCCTAAAAACGCTCTGCCTGCAACGTAATATTCAGTTGCGTCCGTTTCTGGGGGAGCACGACACCATTAACGAACAACAGCTGTTGCGTGAGCTTCAGGGCGGAAAAGAGAGCGGCATTCTGATTGTGAATGACGATCACCCGACGTTGCTGAACGCCGTGGCGGAAAGCGGGATTCCGGCGGTGCTGATCAACGGTGAAGATCCCTCAATGCGCTTGAGCAGCGTGACGCCCGCCAATCACTATGCGGCAGCAGCGGGCGTGCGTTACCTGATCGAGCAAGGACATACGCGGATCCTGCATCTCACTTGGACGTCGCGTATGACGATCAAACAGCGCGAACGCGGCTATCGGGATGCGCTCGCGCAGGCGGGCATAGCGGTGGATGAGGATCTCATTCTGTCGCTGCCGGATTTCCATCCGCGTACCGCGCGCGATGCACTGCTGCGCTGGCTGACGGCTAACCCCGACAGGCTGGGCGTCACCGCGATTTTCTGTGCGGCGGACAATCAGGCTATCGGTGTGATCGACGCGCTGTATCAGCACGGGCTACGCGTGCCGGAGGACATTTCCGTCATGGGCATGGACGACATTCTGCCGTTCGACATGCTGCCGGTTTCACTCACCACGGTGCATCTGCCGTTTGAGACGATTGCCCGCGCCGCGCTACAGCTACTGGCGCAGCAAATGACGCCCGCACAGGCGCTCGGTATCGCCCAGCGTACTGAACTGGCTGGGCAGGTGGTGGTCAGAGAATCGGTGCGGCGGGTGGAGTAG